The Papaver somniferum cultivar HN1 chromosome 3, ASM357369v1, whole genome shotgun sequence genome includes a region encoding these proteins:
- the LOC113356577 gene encoding protein ecdysoneless homolog gives MNSSTSTSRIPEDTVFYAIYPDESSSSKTLNPDDEFLLSSSIHSLHLQILEIVSPYTTDYIWQHAPFTLNLSNPKNPSETPPYFHGKTKYGDNLEDEWFIVFLLFEISRKIPQLSIQVWDTDGEFLLIEAAFHLPNWLNPETSKNRVFIRRGELHIIPKQTFPSNPKLIDALHYIGGLHDDKQVRAPEPIQLAIRNRILEYPNRARLNMHQVRVRVPVSIAKVLKYEPCLISLAVESFYDRDVDSMKYAAKMEKFVSAGTSEEIVRVSIRMSRAMYAQLVQQTFQAPKCYPMPSRNDASVYVEAELGMKIACGFEMMYQQRRHENLDGKGTSTWEAFKETFESSGYFKELLPGSKEYRRLMENVQEYYRNSSSFSRASEMMSAPVSRIDEIFALPYSSEEFKGLDLPPSDNDAWLYDGEDELKLAMVEREKELELYELKQKKSQKAKEKKDADRSAGSAGNDSDLGDIVNSMQSFVQKVSSYEGAEVPTNRNSDMVDLDVERFTKDIESVMGRFGGRDDADIEEGSSSDMEFDESEDDNDLSEGDDTGNTFMGTYSDALNEELKSTTLKKSFVRANAQPSKTTNEGSSSSNVEMEVEDEELTPVDVDVNLVKSLLDSFSSQQGLPGPASNLLGLMGLQLPQPEDDATTRAASKKDDK, from the exons CCACTTCTCGGATCCCAGAGGATACGGTTTTTTACGCAATTTATCCCGATGAGTCCTCTTcttctaaaaccctaaaccctGATGATGAATTCTTACTATCTTcttcaattcactctcttcatcttcaaatACTCGAAATAGTTTCTCCTTACACCACTGACTATATCTGGCAACACGCACCTTTCACTCTTAATCTCTCAAACCCTAAAAACCCTTCTGAAACTCCTCCTTACTTTCATGGAAAAACCAAGTACGGTGATAATCTTGAAGATGAATGGTTTATTGTATTTCTTCTCTTTGAAATTTCAAGAAAAATCCCTCAACTATCTATTCAAGTTTGGGATACTGACGGAGAATTTCTTCTAATTGAAGCTGCGTTTCATCTGCCTAATTGGTTAAACCCTGAAACAAGCAAGAATCGAGTTTTTATCAGAAGAGGTGAGCTTCATATTATACCCAAACAGACTTTTCCTTCAAACCCCAAATTGATTGATGCATTACACTATATAGGAGGATTACATGATGATAAACAAGTTAGGGCGCCAGAACCAATTCAATTAGCGATAAGGAATAGAATTTTAGAGTATCCTAATAGAGCTAGGTTGAATATGCATCAAGTTAGGGTTAGGGTTCCTGTTTCTATAGCCAAGGTTTTGAAATATGAACCTTGTTTGATTTCGCTAGCGGTAGAGAGTTTTtatgatagagatgttgattcAATGAAATATGCTGCTAAAATGGAGAAATTTGTAAGTGCCGGAACTAGTgaagagattgttagggtttctATTAGAATGTCAAGGGCAATGTATGCACAATTAGTTCAACAAACTTTTCAAGCACCCAAATGTTATCCAATGCCGTCTAGGAATGATGCTTCTGTTTATGTTGAGGCTGAGTTGGGTATGAAAATAGCATGTGGGTTTGAAATGATGTATCAACAAAGACGCCATGAAAATTTGGATGGTAAGGGAACTAGTACTTGGGAAGCTTTCAAAGAGACCTTCGAGAGTAGTGGGTATTTTAAAGAGCTACTTCCTGGATCAAAAGAATATCGTCGACTCATGGAAAATGTTCAAGAATATTATAGAAATAGTTCTTCTTTTTCCCGGGCAAG TGAAATGATGAGTGCTCCGGTTAGTCGTATTGACGAAATCTTTGCTTTGCCCTACTCCTCTGAAGAATTCAAGGGTCTTGATCTTCCTCCTTCAGATAACGATGCTTGGCTTTATGATGGTGAAGATGAGTTAAAATTGGCCATggtagagagagagaaagagttgGAACTCTACGAGTTAAAGCAAAAAAAGAGTCAAAaggcaaaagaaaagaaggatgcgGATCGTTCTGCTGGAAGTGCCGGAAATGACTCTGATCTTGGTGATATTGTAAATTCAATGCAATCATTTGTCCAAAAGGTTTCGAGCTATGAGGGTGCAGAGGTCCCTACAAACAG GAACTCAGATATGGTGGATCTGGATGTAGAACGCTTTACGAAAGACATTGAATCTGTAATGGGTAGATTTGGCGGtcgtgatgatgctgatattgaggAAGGATCTTCTTCAGATATGGAGTTTG ATGAATCAGAAGATGACAATGATCTTTCAGAAGGTGACGATACAGGGAATACTTTTATGGGCACTTACTCTGATGCCCTAAATGAGGAACTAAAGTCTACTACTCTGAAGAAAAGTTTTGTCCGTGCAAATGCACAACCATCTAAAACTACTAATGAG GGATCATCATCGTCAAATGTGGAAATGGAAGTGGAGGATGAGGAGTTGACACCAGTTGATGTTGATGTAAATCTAGTGAAGAGTCTCCTTGATTCTTTCTCTTCTCAACAAGGTCTTCCTGGACCTGCTTCCAACTTGCTTGGTCTCATGGGTTTACAACTCCCTCAACCTGAAGATGATGCTACTACTCGTGCTGCAAGCAAGAAGGATGATAAATGA